A segment of the Dermacentor andersoni chromosome 5, qqDerAnde1_hic_scaffold, whole genome shotgun sequence genome:
cggctttctgtcattctaagcaTTCATTTGTAAAACACTGCTTTGTGTAGTCGCACCTAAATTATAAGACTGAGCATCAAAGCTTTCCCTCCGTGGAAGCCTTCCGAAGCCCACCTGTGTGGCAGTGACAAGGGAGTGGGCGGGAGGGGGAGATGGGTTGCTGGCTGCTGGTGGCGGGGGCGAAGAACACGAAGACGAGGAAGCTGTGTCGCTCATGCTGCCACCTCCTTCGCAAAGGGACCCCGAGCCTGGAAAGTCAGCAGACCGGAGCAGGTTCTCGCTTTGCATTTTGCTCTTGAGGCAAGCAATGTAGCGGTTGCAGAAGTCCTTGCACAGCTCCTGCACCTTCTCCAGCTCCAGCAGGTGGATGCGGAGCACCTGGATCGCCTTCACCATCTGTACACAAACAGGAGCATGGGTGGGCAGCTCATAATGACAGGTTAACTGGATTTACTTGATGGACTTGATTGCGGACGAATCAGTCATGTAACACATGACATACATTGGACAACTTCACAGCTTGCACTGACACAATCGTGAAAAACATATGACAATGCAGATGAACTGACCCTATTTTTTTTCCATAAACAATGGGCAACAGCGGTAAGGCCATCTAGATGGTGCCTATTTCACTCCGTCATCTTCCAGCTAAGAGCATCAGCCACATCTTTTTGTTACACGCATTTCAATTCAATTAGACTTGAATTGGAGAGGAGATGGTTGTTCACAGACTAAAGTGTTTAATTGTCAGTAATTTGCTATTTCcctataaaaaaaaatactaacgGTGACTTGGCTGTCAGCTGCACCGTGAATTGCCTTCCCATGGACCAAATGAGTGCCGTGGAAATGGTTGATGTATGGTTCAGTGATATGCAATCCACAAACCCCAAATTGCAATTCAGTCCACCATGTGAAGCTATCTTTAAAGGTGATTTCCCTGTTAGTCTTCAACTTCAAAGACTATATTGCATTTGTTAAACAAAAACCATGAGACAAAGTTTTtagactgtgaagaaagcagaatGTACTAAGACACACACAGTTGTGGTAGTGTGGATGGTTCTCCTCGTCTATGCAAATTCTTCAGTGTTCAAGCAGTTGATTTAAATGCTAAGACTACTCTTGGAGCCATTCCCTAGGCAAATGCAGAGTTATGCAGCAACAGATAACTTGGCAATCTCAGTGCCACTGAAACACTGTCTCAATTGTATGTGTTTACTGAGGCACAAAATAATTGTGTCGACATGCAATTGGCACCACACAATCTAATACACTCTTTTATATCACACACTGTAAccaaactgaataacctgcctcgtTACACTcacatttaaaattaaattatgaggggttttatgtgccaaaaccacaatctgattatgtggcacgccatagtggaggactctggaataatatggaccacccagggttctttatcgtgcacctgaatctaagtatgTGGGTGTTTCCGTATTACGCACTCAAccaaatgcggcagccgtggccgggaatcgaacctgggACCTCGTGTGCCTCGTTACATTGCCACTGAAGATGAATGATGAAACAGAATTGCAAAAGCTTGCAAGCATATGTCTTGTGGTCTAGTGCTGTCGATCTGTGTGCAGTTTTTCAAAATTTCAGGCCTCAGAACACACCTCGATTTATGTTTGGGTTCATAATGCAAACATAATGgttttatttaatttttcttgTAAATTTTTTGCTAGCACTTCAAGCTTCTGTGAGCTAAACCACTAAACACCACTGTGATCGCTACCATCTATAGATTCATGTTCAAACACACGCAATCAAACGTGGCAAAGCAGCACATCAGGAGTGCTGCCTGTTCAATAACCTTGGTGGCGGGAAGGATGATGCCGTTCTCACCAACAGTGGCAAAGACGTCAGCAGTGACAACGAGTAaattgcacacacactcgtcctttCACTGTACTTTGCAGTGGCAGTTCATAGTAACGATAAATGAAGCACCCTGCGAGCATCCGCTTTTATGCATCACTTCCTGTTTATTTGCAACATCACTTGGCATTATAATCataatataaatttttttttctttttctgagagaCCAAATGTCTCCCCTCACATTATATCTGTGATCGCATTATTTACATGCAAATATAGTCATTCAACTTCATTTGATtcaatttttcagttaattcaatATTGACCAACAGTAATAACAATGATATGCGAGGTATTGCCAGTACCTGCAGAAGTGGTCATGCCTACATTTTAACAGCATCCTATATGTGATACAATAGAGGGCACAGTAATAGTTAGTACATTTTATCACAGAGGATAAAATTTACCAATAGGGTCAACATTAGATGTTTAGGACTCCCTAGGGCCTGCAAAGACGTCCGAAAAATTGggcggtccccccccccccaagaaagagaaagaaagcgtgCCATTTACTGTCtccaagggctcaaattgccacaggcacattcaaaataactttgaaggcctgccagtacacttcaTAGGTGTATCGATGCTAgtgctgtgacaggagatggcgggtgcacgttTCTAATTACGGAAGACATAATCTGatccgtgacagtggcccctttccactcttagtatacttcactgcaatgcattgcGAATGCTCGACCACGTAACACCGCTGAATTGCAAAAAAGCTAACATTAGCTAACATTATGCTATGCTTAAAGGAACAATATTTTAACCCTTGCTGTGCTTTCTGCGCTTTAAGCCATCGGCAAGGATGACAAAAGCAGAGTTGGTGCCATTGCTGGCGGCATCAAATTCTTTCAACAAAAATTGTGACGCCTAACAGCAGGAAGCTTGATcgtgaacgtcgaagcagctaggcctagcattgccgcagtgGCTACATGAGAGCTTCAGTGATTACGGCTATCAGCGGATCGGCATACGAGAGCACTAAATGGCGGCAATAGTGGCTTCGATTAATCCCAATTTGGACCTGTGACAGCACTTAAAAGCACTATACAAGCAGCATGGTTgtaaagaaagggggagggggtgcaATGTTTGCAATGGTATTCACAGTTTAAAACAACAAACAAATACCGTGAAGATGTCATGCCCATAGCTATACCTGGCAACATTAAAATTTTACATAAACTGAGCAGCTACCTTTTGTTAAAAATCTTAAACCAAGGTGGAAAAAAGTGTGCAATAATTGCATTCGAGTAGTACTAAGCTATAAGGAAAAAACTGGGAGGAtaacaaggaagcttgagaagaaaataTAGACGACGCAATGATCGATCGAATGAAGAATGAAAATTATAATGTTAAAGAGACAGAAAGGCAGCAGTATGAATTAGAGAGAAAGCGGGGGCAGTCAACATTCCACGCAAGACTAAGGGTAAGAAATGAAGTTGGGCGCCACGTGTTGCGTCGGACAGATAACGGGTGACCTATTAATGTAGCAGAATTGGTGCCAACGGAAGGGTTGTGCAGTTGAGAATGGCCAAGGTGGTGCAACGAAATTAGGACATTTGCAACCACAAGATGGAGTCAAAGAATGCAAGGcagggggtaattggagatcatggcgagaggcctttgtcctgcagtaaaCATAAACTAGGCTGACTGCGAGAATAATGATGATGGCAAGCATCAGAGAATCTGCTTCATCGGTACACATCACAAGAGTTGACAACATTTAATGAAAAACGTAGTGAAACCCTCACCAGGCCGTCCACTTCAGGATCATCGCTGAAGAAAGGCTTGCGGTCCTGTTCCTGGTGCTGCACGAATGCCTGGATGTCAGAGCTGAAGCTTTCAGAGCAGGGGACCTCGGCACTTTGAGTGGCTCGCTCACACTTCTCAAACAGGAGGGCCAGTAGGGGAAACAGAGGGTGCCTGAAAGAGCACAGACAGACCCTTCAATAGGTTCCACTCTGACAAGAATGTGACAAGAAGAAGCAAAGTATTCTTTGCTTCAATCCTGTGCTCTCCTGTGGTAGGTATGTTTATCTGGCATCATATTCCCTTGTGTGTATTGCCTCAGGTTGTCTAATGAACAGGCTGTACCATTTATTTGTCAACAGAGTACAATAAATCAGCTGGGTACATAGATTTATACAGGGCACAATTCATGAAGAGTGTTGTACAATATAACCGAAATGTGAGAGATAAGTATCACTTTAGTAGACGCCATCTCTTGTTCGTAGTCATGAACCCTGATGCATCTATGGCGCGCCATATTTCCAAATCTAATTGCGCCAAAATTTAATTGCCATAGTAGTCAAAACAAAAACATGTACAAAGTTATATCATCATGTCAACATGCACCAAAACTACGTTATAACTTTGTGTAATTGTGTGTGCTGACATTCAAGTACAACCACCTTAGTGCAGATACTCAGTGCGATATGTTCCGCATAATTTGTGCAGTTTATGCATTAAACAAGCTTTGCATAACATTTATTTCCAGAGTGCTCAGAATCTGTATATTTTCTTAAATATTGAAATGTGTACCACATTCAACAATGATCTTCATATTAGTGAAATAGACGAGCTTTGGCACTGCTTTGAAAAAACATGCAGAGTTGCCATCACTAAAGTTCTCCAGGTAGAGAATTCTAGCTAGAGACACTGGCACTAAAAATGTCGGGAGAACTACGCTGTTGAGTTTTTACTTGAAAAGCTGATAAAACTTGGCTTCTTATTCTAGAGTATTAGATAAGGCCCAATAAAAAGAACAAGAGGGTGAATCTGGTGAAATAACTTGTCACTCCTGCTGACAGAGCATTGAACGAATTTGGCTGCACTTGCTCCACTGGAGCTATTTGAACTACTGATGCAACTCCAGCTAACACCGCACATTCTTTTGCTTTAAAGGTACTGACAACCAATCTTCATGGTACCAATATTGTTTTttatgcaatggaaagcttacggATCAGAGTGCCTAATCATGAATTAGTAACttggaaaacgccgtggaacataaTCTTTTATCCGAATTTTcctatctgcagtgaggatgtactCGTTCAcaggaagcatgctgaaaacggtgatacTAGGTGAGCGTgacagcgattatacgccggcattagtgcgAGGCAGACGACAAGTACGGCCGTAACTGAGAGAAagtattattttatttatcaagtcgatgttcttGCAATTCATGTTTTCCCAATTGTCgaagtatttctgcgataatagctagTACGTGTTtttgtggtttcctgtccaactgcacTGGTGCTTAACCAGTCAAAACAAAACCAATCACATCGAAAATAAAGCGACGCTCCTACACGTGATATGCAGTTCAGCGCGTTGCCATAGCCATGTGTGcacttttgatttccgaagcatcgAATTAAGcacaagtgtctaataatatagtaactgcaattttaagcaataattatgttgtacctTATGATagccgacttacgtacagtaatctcatagataCATCCGAAGCACTAAGATTTCACCAACAGGTCTTGCCACTTATTGGTTATTGAGACTttttttgccaatttaaaattataattcctacttcaATCACGAACAACGTGCTGGATTCTACCAATATAAATCATGGTCAATTAATTTTCATCAATGTCTctcaacacattctggccagttgtcagtccctctAATGTAACAGTTTATAGAATATTAGAGGCGGAAAAATGTAAACTTTTTCGAATATGAATTGAATACAAATAGTAAATATCAAATATTGACTCGAATGTAGAGTAGTCCAACGCAGACGCATACATACTTACAGCAGGAATATCTATTTTGGTATATTTCGGTGCAATGCCTGTACCAACAACTGCAAGAAAGAGCTATCAGGGACAGATGGCCAGATTTAAATGCAAGATCACCAATCTGCATGAGAAAAACTGCATGGATAGCCTCTCTATAACATTACAGCCTGATCACAAACAAATTTTCCAAGAAAGAAAGGCTGCTGCATGCCTAGCTCTCCAAAAGCGCTAAATAAATGGTCACTAAAAGAAGACCAAAAGCtggtggaaaagaaaaaaatctgctgaaggacttgtgtgccATAGAAACATGTAGTATGACCCATTGCAAGAAAAATGTCACATTGTTAtagcgtaaaagataaaactACAACATAGCCATACTACCAAAAAGACTCAATGGCAGACTACAAGTTCAAATAACAGGTTGTCATGTAGGCTTTCAGCACAAAACCGAACACAGagcttgcattacccattttgtttctgAATTGATTCAAGAACTTTTGTTGTCACACTTTTGATAATTACTGACACTTTTTTGCCAGACTGAGAACAGTAACCAGACCTAAACAGTCAGTTGTTGCATCAACATTTAGCTATTTTTAAATATAGCTCTTTtttgaatacgaatcaaatattACCGACTAAGTATTCATATTtgaaacttcgaatattcgcacaccccgaCAAAATATAACTTTTGTCACTCAGTTTTCTATTAATTTTGTTAATATCTTGTTCTCTGGAAATTAAATGTGTGacttcaatgaaaaagaaaacctgaAATAAGGCTGTCCTTATCGATCGTGAAGCTGGCAAACACAAAGTATTAGTATTTAGATCACACTGTACAACCATACTGCAAAACAGCTACAAGGGCTGCTATAGACAATCTGCAGAGCACCGGGCTGGAGTCAACACTCCTAAGAAAACAAGTTTGTTATATGGCTACTGCATATATGCATCCATTGTTACTGCCATTGCCATTATCTTTCACCACTTCTTCGTCTACTTTTCTCCGTCACCAGCGAAAAGTATAGTGGGCCAGAGCATACTAAGTATGCTCAGGTCATCCTCTCTGCCTTTCCCAAGTCACAAGACTTTGGTTTTCACTCACTTGTAGACTGCCCTCTTGTCAGCTTCGAGCTGGGCTTGTGTCTGAGTGTCGGTTGGAGTAAGGGGAGATGGTGAAGGAGACGTGGGCGCAGCAGGGGCTGGTGAGGATTCTCTTGATGGCACAGAGTCCTGATCTGAGCAGTGGCCGCTGCCACCGCCACTGAGGGGCTGCTGCAGGCTGGGCATGCTGACCACTGTGTCCCCTCGACTTGATGCCTCCTGCATCACGCTGTGGCAGCTAACCAAGGCCTCCTCAGCAGCCAACTGTACAATGCAAAGTAACAGCAGCTGCATCTAAACAGTAACAGCAGCTGCTAAATTAGCTTCTTTCACATTTTCATTACAGAAATTTAATATCAATTAGGTGACCAAAATGATGGAAAGCCACTGTAATTGGCATTGACCCAGGGTGGCAACAACTTGAAGTGACTTAAGGGGGAGGGTATATTATCGGATGATCACTTTTCCTAGATTTTGCATGACTTGGCACCCCATGCATTGGCATCTAACAGCATTCCTGACACCATACCAAGACAGCATGCTTATCATTGTGCAAGGAATGCTCTTAGCTTTGGGCCCCAATGCCTGCTGCCAAGTCAagcaaaatctcgcaaaagtggcTGTATTCTCAAAAGTGACCACACAAGAATAACGACCTT
Coding sequences within it:
- the LOC126532287 gene encoding homeobox protein PKNOX2-like isoform X2, translating into MQEASSRGDTVVSMPSLQQPLSGGGSGHCSDQDSVPSRESSPAPAAPTSPSPSPLTPTDTQTQAQLEADKRAVYKHPLFPLLALLFEKCERATQSAEVPCSESFSSDIQAFVQHQEQDRKPFFSDDPEVDGLMVKAIQVLRIHLLELEKVQELCKDFCNRYIACLKSKMQSENLLRSADFPGSGSLCEGGGSMSDTASSSSCSSPPPPAASNPSPPPAHSLVTATQIQTSATLPVIASIHGGTPLSQIGANLSASNQDHRVSNLAPRALSVSGDDEEEDLLGSKKKQKRGVLPKQATSIMRSWLFQHIVHPYPTEDEKRQIAAQTNLTLLQVNNWFINARRRILQPMLDASNPENSQQKAKKAKVQTVRPVERFWPDAIASLQPRASSHNGMAPVSSPSAHGRPSTSGTSLCSEASDDSACGGDTGHSAAEDESRDHGSSSKA